A genomic segment from Flavobacterium inviolabile encodes:
- a CDS encoding endonuclease, with translation MTKKLLIILLFLASNVIFSQVVINELDSDTPSTDDKEFIELKSTVPNFSLNGYVLVLFNGGSTGTSNLSYYAIDLDGLTTDANGIIVLGNTLVSPVPTYIFSNNVVQNGPDAVAIYQANGSDFPMNTPASTTNLIDALVYGNNNTQATALLSALGVSTQINENMNSQGTVQSIQRKADGTYEVKAPTPGANNDGSGIVFNGITITAPTTHLNEGDSFVITFTTQTNVANNLTFNFSLHNDSFTTADYTGNTTVLIPAGSNSFSTTIQIIDDAIDEGDEVLKIKFGTLPAGYVRMNDNIEIRVIDNDFTVSAWGTPLNPTHGVVTSTAPAGYYSSLEGLSGAALKQAVQNIIANPAVVRAHNYGDIVEILKKADQNPLNSNQVWMMYVESPRAKLDYQTGSSNVGTWNREHIYPQSRGGFSNGTSSTPDGINVWLPTNADDINAAHADAHHLRAEDGPENSSRNNRDYGGTDYNGPVGTQGSWKGDVARAVFYMAVRYNALDVVNGNPPDTTVGQLGDLASLLAWNHSDPSDDFEMNRNNYIYTWQVNRNPFIDHPGLADYIWGTHVGEPWSATLSTPDVNALQVLLYPNPANDYLYIDGVQDRGQLEVYTITGQKVKTLDFEGTTKVFLDLSSGMYITKITSDNKTVVKKLLIR, from the coding sequence ATGACAAAAAAATTACTAATTATTTTACTCTTTTTAGCGTCAAATGTTATCTTTTCTCAGGTAGTAATCAATGAGTTGGATTCCGATACGCCTTCAACAGATGATAAAGAGTTTATTGAACTGAAATCCACTGTTCCGAATTTTTCTTTGAACGGTTATGTACTGGTTTTGTTTAACGGCGGTAGTACGGGAACCTCTAACCTGAGCTATTATGCCATTGACCTGGACGGATTAACGACCGATGCAAACGGTATTATCGTGTTGGGAAATACGCTGGTATCTCCTGTGCCGACGTATATTTTTTCTAATAATGTCGTGCAGAACGGACCGGATGCGGTTGCGATTTATCAGGCGAACGGTTCCGATTTTCCAATGAACACACCGGCATCAACAACCAACCTGATCGATGCGCTGGTATACGGAAACAACAATACGCAGGCAACGGCTTTGCTGTCGGCATTGGGAGTGAGCACGCAGATTAATGAAAACATGAACAGCCAGGGTACGGTACAGTCCATTCAGCGAAAAGCGGATGGAACCTATGAGGTTAAAGCGCCTACACCCGGAGCGAATAATGATGGCAGCGGTATTGTTTTTAACGGGATTACGATAACAGCACCCACCACGCACCTGAATGAAGGGGATAGTTTTGTTATTACGTTTACGACACAAACCAATGTAGCGAATAACCTGACGTTTAATTTTTCTTTGCATAACGATAGTTTTACAACAGCAGATTATACCGGTAATACCACGGTCTTGATTCCTGCAGGATCCAATTCTTTTTCGACCACGATCCAGATCATCGATGATGCAATTGATGAAGGGGATGAGGTGCTGAAAATAAAATTCGGGACCCTTCCTGCCGGTTATGTGCGCATGAACGACAATATTGAAATCCGTGTAATCGACAACGATTTTACGGTTTCGGCATGGGGAACGCCTTTAAATCCTACGCATGGGGTGGTTACAAGTACGGCACCAGCCGGTTATTACAGTTCACTGGAAGGATTGAGCGGAGCGGCGTTAAAACAGGCTGTCCAGAATATTATTGCCAATCCGGCGGTAGTGAGAGCTCACAATTATGGCGACATTGTTGAAATACTTAAAAAAGCAGATCAGAATCCGCTGAACAGTAATCAGGTCTGGATGATGTATGTTGAGTCCCCGCGGGCGAAACTGGATTATCAAACCGGCAGCAGTAACGTAGGAACCTGGAACCGGGAGCACATTTATCCGCAGTCAAGAGGCGGATTTTCAAACGGTACTTCGTCTACTCCGGACGGGATCAATGTCTGGCTGCCAACCAATGCCGATGATATCAATGCGGCACATGCCGATGCGCATCATTTAAGAGCAGAGGACGGTCCGGAAAACAGTTCCCGAAACAACCGTGATTACGGCGGTACGGACTATAACGGTCCTGTTGGTACTCAGGGTTCGTGGAAAGGCGATGTGGCGCGTGCGGTATTCTATATGGCAGTTCGTTACAATGCTTTGGATGTGGTAAACGGTAATCCACCGGATACTACCGTAGGGCAGCTGGGTGATTTAGCGTCTTTACTGGCCTGGAACCACAGCGATCCGTCGGATGATTTTGAAATGAACCGCAACAATTATATTTATACCTGGCAGGTGAACCGCAATCCGTTTATCGATCATCCGGGTCTTGCCGATTATATCTGGGGAACGCATGTAGGGGAACCCTGGTCGGCTACTTTGAGTACACCGGATGTGAACGCATTGCAGGTATTGTTATATCCGAATCCTGCGAACGATTATCTGTATATTGACGGTGTTCAGGATCGCGGACAGCTGGAAGTGTACACAATTACCGGGCAAAAAGTGAAAACACTGGATTTTGAAGGTACAACAAAAGTATTCCTGGATTTGTCTTCCGGAATGTACATTACAAAAATTACATCCGATAATAAAACGGTAGTGAAAAAGCTGCTGATACGATAA
- a CDS encoding acyl-CoA carboxylase subunit beta, whose product MDLNFNKNEDHNKLLVSELKQNLAKVKLGGGEKRIAKLHSEGKMTARERIDYLLDEKAKSVEIGAFVGDGMYKEHGGCPSGGVVVKIGYIKGKQCIVVANDATVKAGAWFPITAKKNLRAQEIAMENKLPIIYLVDSAGVYLPLQDEIFPDKEHFGRIFRNNAIMSSMGITQIAAVMGSCVAGGAYLPIMSDEALIVDKTGSIFLAGSYLVKAAIGETIDNETLGGATTHCEISGVTDYKAKDDKDALDTIKNIVGKIGDFEKAGYNREKPAKPALDENEIYGILPKARSEQYDMMEIIKRMVDNSEFDEYKAGYGQTIITGYARIDGWAVGIVANQRKVVKTKKGEMQFGGVIYSDSADKATRFIANCNQKKIPLVFLQDVTGFMVGSKSEHGGIIKDGAKMVNAVSNSVVPKFTVVVGNSYGAGNYAMCGKAYDPRLIFAWPSAELAVMGGAQAAKVLLQIEASSLKAKGEELTPEKEAEMFDKIKARYDAQVSPYYAASRLWTDAIIDPLDTRKWISMGIEAANHAPIEKPFNLGVIQV is encoded by the coding sequence ATGGACTTAAACTTCAACAAAAACGAAGATCATAACAAACTATTAGTCTCAGAATTAAAACAAAATTTAGCGAAAGTTAAACTTGGAGGTGGAGAAAAACGCATCGCAAAATTACATTCGGAAGGAAAAATGACTGCCCGTGAGCGTATTGATTATTTACTGGACGAAAAAGCAAAGAGCGTGGAAATCGGCGCATTTGTAGGCGATGGTATGTATAAAGAACACGGCGGATGCCCTTCGGGAGGTGTCGTTGTTAAAATAGGATATATAAAAGGGAAACAATGTATCGTTGTAGCCAATGATGCCACGGTAAAAGCCGGAGCCTGGTTTCCGATTACCGCAAAGAAAAACCTGAGAGCCCAGGAAATCGCCATGGAAAACAAACTTCCTATTATCTACCTTGTGGATAGTGCCGGGGTTTATTTACCGTTGCAGGATGAGATCTTCCCGGATAAAGAACACTTCGGGCGTATTTTCCGTAACAACGCCATCATGAGCAGCATGGGTATTACCCAGATTGCCGCTGTAATGGGAAGCTGTGTTGCCGGTGGAGCTTATTTACCGATCATGAGCGACGAAGCACTTATTGTGGACAAAACAGGCAGTATTTTCCTGGCCGGAAGCTATCTGGTAAAAGCCGCTATTGGCGAAACAATCGACAATGAAACACTGGGCGGTGCAACTACACACTGTGAAATCTCAGGCGTTACCGATTATAAAGCAAAAGATGATAAAGACGCTCTGGACACCATCAAAAACATTGTGGGTAAAATAGGCGATTTTGAAAAAGCAGGATACAATCGTGAAAAACCGGCAAAACCGGCTTTAGACGAAAACGAGATCTACGGAATACTTCCAAAAGCACGTTCGGAACAATATGACATGATGGAGATCATCAAACGTATGGTGGACAATTCGGAATTTGACGAATACAAAGCCGGTTACGGACAAACGATCATTACCGGTTATGCCCGTATTGACGGCTGGGCTGTGGGCATTGTGGCCAACCAGCGTAAAGTGGTAAAAACCAAAAAAGGAGAAATGCAGTTTGGCGGGGTAATTTATTCCGACAGTGCCGATAAAGCCACCCGTTTTATTGCCAATTGTAACCAGAAGAAAATTCCATTGGTGTTTTTACAGGACGTTACCGGATTTATGGTAGGTTCCAAATCCGAACACGGCGGTATCATTAAAGACGGAGCCAAAATGGTTAATGCTGTTTCCAACTCTGTAGTACCTAAATTTACCGTTGTAGTAGGAAACTCTTACGGAGCAGGAAACTATGCCATGTGTGGTAAAGCCTACGACCCGAGATTAATATTCGCATGGCCAAGTGCCGAACTGGCAGTAATGGGCGGTGCGCAGGCTGCTAAAGTATTATTGCAGATTGAAGCGTCTTCCTTAAAAGCCAAAGGTGAAGAATTAACACCGGAAAAAGAAGCCGAGATGTTCGATAAAATCAAAGCGCGTTATGATGCTCAGGTTTCTCCGTATTATGCCGCTTCCCGACTTTGGACCGATGCCATTATCGATCCGCTGGATACCCGTAAATGGATCTCCATGGGAATTGAGGCTGCCAACCACGCCCCTATTGAAAAACCGTTTAACCTTGGCGTAATCCAGGTATAA
- a CDS encoding outer membrane beta-barrel family protein, whose protein sequence is MKRVHLAIVMLLFLTSFVSFAQKPDGNKVTVTGRVVDGETKQPLEYANVYAQNLKNPSTVSGAMTNDKGEFSFEVPAGNYYIKVEFLSFKTVEIKQKELTKDTSLGMITLSLDAKLLQEVTVVAEKSTVDIKLDKKVYNVGKDMTVKGGSVSDVLDNVPSVSVDSDGNVSLRGNDNVRILIDGKPSGLAGINVADALRTLPADSVDKVEVITNPSARYDAEGGAGIVNIILKKGKAQGINGSVTAVAGNPDNFGVNASVNYRSKNFNLFTTSGYNYSDSPGNSFTNSEYLDKNTGAVTGYINESRANRRERKGYNTNFGMEWYLTKSLTWTNSVGIRKNTGGNPDNVYFDNFDANHNYLFTRNRFNDQTNDSQNVEYSTNFTKKFKKDGHKLTVDASVSSNRDNDDATISDIQLNDNIYSADRTFNKQKQNRSLIQSDYVLPIGKNSQFEAGYRGDFTDLTTDYRVDNFTNNVWQNNSDLTNVFEYKEQINALYAQFGSKIKKFSYMFGLRYENSNIDINFLKNSDFNTKKYDNFFPSVFLTYEFSQSNSVSLSYSKRINRPRGRFLNPFSGLSSNINVFEGNPDLNPSYTNSFDLGYLKRWDKLTLSTSAYFNKTDDSFQFIKKATGNSIEGTPVYVSTPVNLATEYRFGFEFTLNYNPYKWWKLNGNFNFFRNELDGSYTYTDANNVEVLQDLSNTAYSWFTRVSSKVTLPYGIDWQTNATYNAPQNTSQGRSEGILSANLAFSKDILKDKATIALNVNDVFNSRKRISDTNIPLQLNSHSEMQWRERQINLSFTYRFNKSKNEREKQQKRDDNNGGDEYMGG, encoded by the coding sequence ATGAAAAGAGTTCATCTTGCAATAGTAATGCTATTGTTTTTGACATCATTCGTCTCTTTTGCCCAAAAACCTGATGGTAATAAAGTTACCGTTACCGGTAGAGTTGTAGACGGTGAAACCAAACAGCCTTTGGAGTATGCCAATGTTTATGCACAAAATCTAAAAAACCCTTCTACCGTTTCCGGTGCGATGACAAACGACAAAGGAGAATTCAGCTTTGAAGTTCCTGCCGGCAATTACTATATAAAAGTAGAATTCCTGTCTTTTAAAACCGTGGAAATTAAGCAAAAAGAGCTGACAAAAGACACTAGTCTGGGCATGATTACCCTGTCGCTTGATGCCAAATTGCTTCAGGAGGTTACCGTAGTAGCAGAAAAATCTACTGTTGATATCAAACTGGACAAAAAAGTATACAATGTTGGAAAAGACATGACCGTTAAAGGCGGAAGTGTGAGTGATGTTCTGGATAATGTTCCTTCCGTTTCTGTAGATTCAGACGGTAATGTAAGCCTTAGAGGAAACGACAATGTTCGCATCCTTATTGACGGAAAGCCATCCGGTCTTGCCGGAATCAATGTTGCTGATGCGTTGCGTACGCTTCCGGCAGATTCTGTTGATAAAGTGGAAGTTATTACCAATCCGTCTGCAAGATATGATGCCGAAGGTGGAGCCGGTATTGTTAATATCATTCTTAAAAAAGGAAAAGCACAGGGCATTAACGGAAGTGTTACGGCTGTTGCCGGTAATCCGGATAACTTTGGTGTGAATGCCAGTGTGAATTACAGAAGTAAAAACTTCAACCTGTTCACTACTTCCGGCTATAACTATAGCGATAGTCCCGGAAACTCATTTACCAATTCGGAATATTTAGATAAAAACACCGGAGCTGTTACCGGATATATCAACGAGAGCAGAGCCAACAGAAGAGAGCGTAAAGGATACAATACGAATTTCGGTATGGAATGGTACCTGACCAAATCATTAACCTGGACTAACTCTGTTGGTATCCGAAAAAATACCGGAGGTAATCCGGACAATGTGTATTTCGATAATTTCGATGCAAATCACAACTATCTTTTTACCCGAAATCGTTTTAACGATCAGACGAATGATTCCCAGAACGTGGAATATTCAACCAACTTTACAAAGAAATTTAAAAAAGACGGTCATAAATTAACCGTTGATGCTTCCGTTTCTTCAAACAGAGACAATGACGATGCTACCATTAGCGACATTCAATTGAATGACAACATCTATAGTGCTGACAGAACCTTCAACAAACAAAAACAAAACCGTAGCCTTATTCAATCCGACTATGTATTGCCAATTGGAAAAAACAGCCAGTTTGAAGCCGGTTACCGTGGTGATTTTACCGACCTGACAACCGATTACAGAGTGGACAACTTTACCAATAACGTTTGGCAGAACAACAGTGATTTAACAAACGTTTTCGAATATAAAGAGCAAATCAATGCCCTTTATGCACAGTTTGGTTCAAAAATCAAGAAATTCAGCTATATGTTCGGATTGCGTTATGAAAACTCCAATATCGACATCAACTTTTTGAAAAACAGCGATTTCAACACTAAAAAATACGATAACTTTTTCCCAAGTGTTTTCCTGACGTATGAGTTTTCTCAAAGCAACAGCGTGAGTTTGAGCTACAGTAAAAGAATCAACCGTCCGAGAGGCCGTTTCTTAAACCCGTTTAGCGGACTTTCGAGTAACATCAACGTTTTTGAAGGAAATCCGGATTTAAATCCTTCCTATACCAATTCCTTCGATTTAGGTTATTTAAAACGTTGGGACAAACTTACATTAAGCACTTCTGCTTATTTCAACAAAACGGATGACAGCTTCCAGTTTATCAAAAAAGCAACCGGTAATTCCATTGAAGGAACACCTGTTTATGTGAGTACACCAGTAAACTTAGCGACAGAATACCGTTTTGGTTTTGAATTTACGTTAAACTACAATCCGTACAAATGGTGGAAATTGAACGGTAACTTCAACTTCTTCAGAAACGAACTGGACGGAAGCTATACCTATACCGATGCCAATAATGTTGAAGTATTACAGGATTTAAGCAATACTGCCTACAGCTGGTTTACCAGAGTGAGCTCTAAAGTTACTTTACCGTATGGAATTGACTGGCAGACCAACGCTACTTACAATGCGCCGCAAAACACGTCGCAGGGACGAAGTGAAGGAATTCTATCAGCTAACCTGGCATTCAGCAAAGACATCCTGAAAGACAAAGCTACCATTGCCTTAAACGTAAACGACGTATTCAATTCCCGTAAAAGAATTAGCGATACCAACATCCCGTTACAATTAAACTCACACAGTGAAATGCAATGGAGAGAGCGTCAGATCAACCTGTCTTTCACTTACCGTTTTAACAAAAGCAAAAACGAAAGAGAAAAACAACAAAAAAGAGACGACAATAACGGTGGTGACGAATATATGGGCGGATAA
- a CDS encoding DoxX family protein, which translates to MDRVKSLNKWANAHTSYPLDLVRIALGVFLFLRGAFFVANRQYLHEILGHMNRNFGSEMLLIHYVASAHMVGGIMIVFGLLTRWSIWVQLPILIGAVMINFLGQMNVQNFIMATITLLVCIFFLFYGSGKHSADYYFKMNK; encoded by the coding sequence ATGGATAGAGTTAAAAGTTTAAACAAATGGGCCAATGCGCATACCAGCTATCCGCTAGACCTAGTTAGAATTGCTCTTGGTGTCTTTTTGTTTTTGAGAGGTGCCTTTTTTGTTGCAAACAGACAATATCTGCATGAAATTTTAGGCCACATGAATCGAAATTTCGGCAGTGAAATGCTACTCATCCACTATGTTGCTTCTGCACATATGGTTGGCGGTATCATGATTGTTTTTGGTTTACTTACCCGCTGGTCCATCTGGGTGCAATTGCCTATTTTAATCGGTGCGGTAATGATTAACTTTTTAGGGCAGATGAATGTCCAGAACTTTATCATGGCAACAATAACCCTGTTAGTCTGTATCTTTTTCCTTTTTTACGGAAGCGGAAAACATTCGGCTGACTACTATTTTAAGATGAATAAGTAG
- a CDS encoding CPBP family intramembrane glutamic endopeptidase: MFIEQVKTEKFNFLLYLPIPVLFLVLMLANYFASMDVNTEEVMHQTIAAIGVNATFVALIIPLSLACIFLLIWVKVVHRQSITSLTTSRVKIDWKRVFFSFGLWGFVSVGLTLLVYFSHPENFKINFQPVPFFSFLILAVILVPLQTSFEEYLFRGYLMQGLGVVTNSKLIPLLVTSIMFGLMHIANPEVGKMGYIILIYYIGTGFFLGIITLMDEGMELALGFHAANNLVGALLITSDWTAFQTHSILKDLSEPSAGFDVILPVFVVFPLLIYVFAKKYQWNNWSDKLTGKLQFNTTETL; the protein is encoded by the coding sequence ATGTTTATTGAACAAGTAAAGACCGAAAAGTTTAATTTTTTATTGTACCTGCCCATTCCTGTTTTGTTTTTAGTGTTAATGCTGGCTAATTATTTTGCTTCTATGGATGTGAATACTGAAGAGGTGATGCATCAGACCATTGCGGCAATAGGCGTGAACGCTACTTTTGTAGCCCTGATTATTCCGCTGTCGTTAGCCTGTATCTTTTTACTGATCTGGGTAAAAGTGGTCCACCGCCAGAGCATTACCAGCCTGACCACATCCCGCGTAAAAATTGACTGGAAACGGGTGTTTTTCTCTTTCGGTTTGTGGGGTTTTGTTAGTGTTGGGTTGACGTTACTGGTTTACTTTTCACATCCTGAAAATTTTAAAATCAATTTTCAGCCGGTTCCCTTTTTTTCCTTTCTGATCCTGGCGGTGATTTTAGTACCGCTGCAAACCAGTTTTGAAGAATACCTTTTCCGGGGCTATTTAATGCAGGGCCTGGGTGTGGTGACGAATAGTAAATTAATACCGCTGCTGGTTACGTCCATTATGTTCGGACTGATGCATATTGCCAATCCGGAAGTAGGCAAAATGGGCTATATCATACTGATCTATTATATTGGTACCGGTTTCTTTTTGGGAATCATTACCTTAATGGATGAAGGCATGGAACTGGCTTTAGGCTTCCATGCGGCAAATAATCTGGTCGGAGCGCTTTTAATCACGTCGGACTGGACTGCATTCCAGACCCATTCGATTCTTAAAGACTTGTCGGAACCTTCTGCCGGATTTGATGTGATTTTGCCGGTATTTGTGGTTTTTCCTTTGCTTATTTATGTATTTGCAAAAAAATACCAATGGAATAATTGGTCAGATAAGCTAACCGGAAAATTACAATTTAATACTACCGAAACATTATAA
- the arsC gene encoding arsenate reductase (glutaredoxin) (This arsenate reductase requires both glutathione and glutaredoxin to convert arsenate to arsenite, after which the efflux transporter formed by ArsA and ArsB can extrude the arsenite from the cell, providing resistance.), whose translation MITIYHNPRCSKSREGLCLLEDKGITFETVKYLDQPLSKEELRSIIGKLNIKPIELVRQKESLWIDNYKGKTLSDEAVIEILSEHPKLIERPIVINGDKAVIGRPTAKILDII comes from the coding sequence ATGATCACTATTTATCACAATCCCCGCTGTAGTAAATCCAGAGAAGGACTTTGCCTGCTGGAAGACAAAGGCATCACATTTGAAACGGTTAAATACCTGGATCAGCCTTTAAGCAAAGAAGAATTACGGTCTATTATCGGCAAGCTCAACATCAAACCCATTGAATTGGTACGCCAGAAAGAAAGTTTATGGATTGACAATTACAAAGGCAAAACGTTAAGTGATGAAGCGGTAATTGAAATCCTGTCAGAACATCCGAAACTGATTGAACGTCCGATCGTTATTAATGGCGATAAAGCCGTAATTGGCCGTCCGACGGCGAAAATACTGGACATTATTTAG
- a CDS encoding AMP-binding protein — protein MEKLTYKKVHNRFKLNGTHFNGKELYQRAFVFIKEGEEHEKALGNFILEWFDEKDFIEITTSGTTGTPKVIRLQKDAMVNSALATGDFFKLEPGNKALHCLPIQYIAGKMMLVRAFILGLELDYVAPSSNPLAGNETVYQFGAMVPLQVQYALGQLQQIKTIIIGGAKINTVLAAALKEIPVAVYETYGMTETITHIAAKLVQETAFTVLPGITISTDNRGCLLIDAPRVCGEQLVTNDMVELVNEKQFIWLGRFDNVINSGGVKLFPEQLEEKLAAVIPHRFYVIGKEDETLGEKLVLVIESEPYPIDNAIFDFLGKFEKPKEIIFVPAFKVTDTGKVKRRDTIQ, from the coding sequence ATGGAAAAGCTGACTTATAAAAAAGTGCACAACAGGTTCAAATTGAATGGTACCCATTTTAACGGTAAAGAACTTTACCAGCGTGCTTTTGTTTTTATCAAGGAAGGGGAGGAGCATGAAAAGGCTTTGGGAAACTTTATACTGGAATGGTTTGATGAAAAAGATTTTATCGAAATAACCACTTCCGGCACTACCGGTACGCCCAAAGTGATCCGGTTGCAAAAGGATGCGATGGTAAATTCGGCATTGGCAACCGGCGATTTTTTTAAGTTAGAACCGGGTAATAAAGCGTTGCACTGCCTGCCTATTCAGTATATCGCCGGAAAAATGATGCTGGTGCGGGCTTTTATTTTAGGGCTGGAACTCGATTATGTGGCGCCCAGTTCGAATCCGCTGGCAGGAAATGAAACGGTGTATCAGTTTGGCGCCATGGTACCGTTGCAGGTTCAGTATGCTTTAGGGCAGTTGCAGCAAATTAAAACAATCATTATTGGCGGTGCTAAGATCAATACGGTTCTGGCGGCTGCCCTGAAAGAAATTCCGGTTGCGGTTTATGAAACCTACGGAATGACCGAAACCATCACGCATATTGCCGCAAAATTAGTGCAGGAAACCGCGTTTACGGTTTTGCCGGGAATTACCATCAGTACGGACAACAGAGGCTGTTTGCTGATTGATGCGCCGAGGGTTTGCGGGGAACAGCTGGTTACAAACGATATGGTCGAGCTTGTTAATGAAAAACAATTTATATGGCTGGGACGTTTTGACAACGTTATCAACAGCGGCGGCGTAAAGCTGTTTCCGGAACAGCTGGAGGAAAAATTAGCGGCCGTTATTCCGCATCGTTTTTATGTGATCGGGAAAGAAGATGAAACACTGGGGGAAAAACTGGTTCTGGTAATTGAAAGTGAACCGTATCCCATTGATAATGCGATTTTCGATTTTTTAGGGAAATTTGAGAAACCTAAAGAGATCATTTTTGTTCCGGCATTTAAGGTAACAGACACCGGTAAAGTAAAAAGGCGGGATACGATTCAATAA
- a CDS encoding M1 family metallopeptidase: MKNIILSAMVVLGMQQVSAQLITEKETFTRRDSLHGGLRPERTDYDVQRYDLNITINPGERSITGYNDITFKLIYNTNKIQVDLFENMKVDSIVFEKKKLDYIRDNDAVFIAFPNRLTRDSTHKIRFYYSGKPTVAKNAPWDGGFVFSKDAQGKDWIAVAVQGTGASLWYPVKDSQTDEPDKGATIKVAVPNGLMNVSNGRFLGSEDLKNGYTRWDWEVINPINNYDITVNIADYAHIHDNYKGLDLDYYVLRENESKARKHFEEVKPMMDCFQSKFGKYPFWEDSYKLVETPYLGMEHQSAVAYGNKYRKGYLGRDNSGTGIGMTFDFITIHESGHEWFGNSITSKDIADMWIHEAFTTYTEAVFVECTLGYDKALAYVNGQSRNVRNDRPIIGFYGVNKEGSGDMYYKGSLLLNTIRHIINNDKKWWKLLLDYSETYKKQIIDTETVIAFFNKETGMNLTPLFDQYLRYKDIPALELRTENQKVEYRWKTNVTDFQMPIEYSYNGKTSRVNVTKEWQQFDKKTDLNKLKFNTQKMYYTVVK; encoded by the coding sequence ATGAAAAACATTATTCTCTCCGCAATGGTAGTATTAGGAATGCAGCAGGTTTCTGCACAGCTTATCACGGAAAAAGAAACTTTTACCAGACGCGATTCGCTGCATGGCGGACTTCGTCCGGAGCGAACCGATTATGATGTGCAGCGTTACGACCTGAACATTACCATCAATCCCGGAGAGCGTTCCATCACGGGTTATAATGATATTACTTTCAAACTGATATACAACACCAATAAAATCCAGGTGGATCTATTTGAAAACATGAAAGTAGACAGTATCGTATTCGAAAAGAAAAAACTGGACTATATCCGCGATAATGACGCTGTTTTTATCGCCTTTCCAAACCGGTTAACGAGAGACAGCACCCATAAAATACGTTTTTATTATTCCGGTAAACCAACGGTTGCCAAAAATGCACCGTGGGATGGCGGTTTTGTTTTCAGCAAAGATGCCCAGGGAAAAGACTGGATCGCTGTTGCAGTACAGGGAACCGGAGCCAGTTTGTGGTATCCGGTAAAAGATTCCCAAACAGACGAACCGGATAAAGGCGCTACCATTAAAGTGGCCGTTCCAAACGGCTTGATGAATGTTTCCAACGGCAGGTTCCTGGGAAGTGAAGACCTGAAAAACGGTTATACCCGATGGGACTGGGAAGTGATTAACCCGATTAACAACTACGACATTACGGTAAATATTGCCGATTATGCCCATATTCACGACAATTATAAAGGTCTGGATCTGGATTACTACGTATTGCGTGAAAACGAAAGCAAAGCCCGCAAACACTTTGAAGAAGTAAAACCCATGATGGACTGCTTCCAGTCGAAATTCGGGAAATACCCGTTCTGGGAAGACAGCTATAAATTAGTCGAAACACCCTATCTGGGAATGGAGCATCAAAGTGCCGTTGCCTATGGTAACAAATACCGAAAAGGCTATTTAGGACGTGACAACAGCGGTACCGGAATTGGGATGACGTTTGACTTTATCACCATACACGAATCCGGGCACGAATGGTTCGGGAACAGCATCACCTCAAAAGACATCGCAGACATGTGGATACACGAAGCCTTCACTACCTATACAGAAGCTGTTTTTGTGGAATGTACGCTGGGCTATGACAAAGCACTGGCTTACGTGAACGGTCAGTCAAGAAACGTTCGTAACGACCGTCCGATTATCGGTTTCTACGGAGTTAATAAAGAAGGTTCCGGCGATATGTATTACAAAGGCTCCCTATTATTGAATACCATCCGCCACATTATCAACAATGATAAAAAATGGTGGAAGCTGTTACTGGATTATTCCGAAACCTATAAAAAACAAATTATCGATACCGAAACGGTTATTGCCTTTTTCAACAAAGAAACCGGTATGAACCTGACGCCGCTTTTTGACCAGTACCTTCGCTATAAAGATATTCCGGCTTTAGAATTGCGCACTGAGAACCAAAAAGTGGAATACCGCTGGAAAACCAATGTAACCGATTTTCAGATGCCTATTGAATATTCCTACAACGGAAAAACAAGCAGGGTGAATGTCACCAAAGAATGGCAGCAGTTTGACAAAAAAACAGACCTGAATAAATTGAAGTTCAATACCCAGAAAATGTATTATACTGTAGTAAAATAA